One Rosa chinensis cultivar Old Blush chromosome 5, RchiOBHm-V2, whole genome shotgun sequence genomic region harbors:
- the LOC112201862 gene encoding uncharacterized protein LOC112201862 isoform X2, protein MEITAHSLSHFSASPRLFRSNSKASSSSLVASTTALPFQCSNNINLTRQPQVQAVRIKPKQQRTIGVGPICASNTQTPPTDVSERWLLEPVGDGDTRHIGFKVQMPNAFEIASNVVTVGRLPEKADLVIPVATVSGLHARIRKTDGNLLVTDLDSTNGTFIDDQRLRPGVVATLSPGSCVTFGDEHLAVFRVSKLDNVEAASNPGPSEDKVETVIPEEIPTENSKTV, encoded by the exons ATGGAAATAACAGCCCACTCTCTTTCCCATTTCTCTGCATCTCCTCGCTTGTTTCGTTCCAATTCCAAAgcctcctcctcttctcttGTTGCTTCTACTACTGCACTACCTTTTCAGTGCTCCAACAACATTAATCTTACACGACAGCCCCAAGTCCAAGCCGTCAGGATCAAACCGAAGCAGCAACGAACCATAGGCGTTGGCCCCATATGTGCCTCTAACACACAAACTCCTCCTACAGATGTTTCCGAAAGATGGCTTCTGGAGCCTGTGG GTGATGGAGATACAAGGCATATTGGTTTCAAGGTTCAAATGCCAAATGCATTTGAAATTGCTTCT AATGTGGTGACTGTTGGCCGCCTTCCTGAGAAAGCTGATTTAGTGATTCCAGTTGCAACAG TATCTGGTTTGCATGCTCGCATTCGAAAGACAGATGGGAACCTCTTGGTAACAGATTTGGACAGCACCAATGGGACATTCATTGATGACCAACGGCTGAGACCCGGAGTTGTTGCCACCTTATCACCTGGATCTTGTGTTACATTTG GAGATGAACATTTGGCTGTGTTTCGCGTCTCAAAGTTAGATAATGTAGAAGCTGCAAGCAATCCAGGTCCCTCTGAAGATAAAGTAGAGACTGTCATCCCTGAAGAAATCCCTACTGAAAACAGTAAAACAGTATGA
- the LOC112201862 gene encoding uncharacterized protein LOC112201862 isoform X1: MEITAHSLSHFSASPRLFRSNSKASSSSLVASTTALPFQCSNNINLTRQPQVQAVRIKPKQQRTIGVGPICASNTQTPPTDVSERWLLEPVGDGDTRHIGFKVQMPNAFEIASNVVTVGRLPEKADLVIPVATVSGLHARIRKTDGNLLVTDLDSTNGTFIDDQRLRPGVVATLSPGSCVTFGNRVGPLCAQKIHLTCKMKAMQLKKKKIRGMGLSMLGDEHLAVFRVSKLDNVEAASNPGPSEDKVETVIPEEIPTENSKTV, encoded by the exons ATGGAAATAACAGCCCACTCTCTTTCCCATTTCTCTGCATCTCCTCGCTTGTTTCGTTCCAATTCCAAAgcctcctcctcttctcttGTTGCTTCTACTACTGCACTACCTTTTCAGTGCTCCAACAACATTAATCTTACACGACAGCCCCAAGTCCAAGCCGTCAGGATCAAACCGAAGCAGCAACGAACCATAGGCGTTGGCCCCATATGTGCCTCTAACACACAAACTCCTCCTACAGATGTTTCCGAAAGATGGCTTCTGGAGCCTGTGG GTGATGGAGATACAAGGCATATTGGTTTCAAGGTTCAAATGCCAAATGCATTTGAAATTGCTTCT AATGTGGTGACTGTTGGCCGCCTTCCTGAGAAAGCTGATTTAGTGATTCCAGTTGCAACAG TATCTGGTTTGCATGCTCGCATTCGAAAGACAGATGGGAACCTCTTGGTAACAGATTTGGACAGCACCAATGGGACATTCATTGATGACCAACGGCTGAGACCCGGAGTTGTTGCCACCTTATCACCTGGATCTTGTGTTACATTTG GAAACCGAGTTGGTCCACTATGTGCCCAAAAAATACATCTAACGTGCAAAATGAAGGCAATgcaattgaaaaagaagaaaataagagGAATGGGGTTGAGTATGCTAG GAGATGAACATTTGGCTGTGTTTCGCGTCTCAAAGTTAGATAATGTAGAAGCTGCAAGCAATCCAGGTCCCTCTGAAGATAAAGTAGAGACTGTCATCCCTGAAGAAATCCCTACTGAAAACAGTAAAACAGTATGA